The Streptomyces fungicidicus nucleotide sequence CGGCGAAGGCCTTCGTGGCGCTGGTGAAGTCGGCGGAGGGCCAGAAGGTCCTGGGCGAGGCCGGGTTCCTCGAGCCATGACCGGCCCGCAAGCCCCGGCGGCCGGCCGGGAGACCTACCGGAAGCCCCGCGCCCCCAGCCGTGGGGTGCCGCTCGCCCTCCTCGTGCCCGCCATGCTGGGGCTGGCGTTCCTGCTGGTCCCGCTGCTCGCCCTCCTCCTCCGCGCACCGTGGAGCGACCTGCCCGGTCAGCTCACCAGCCCCGCGGTGTGGGAGGCGCTGCGCCTGTCGCTGTTCTGCGCCACGACGGCGACCGCGCTGAGCATGGTCGTCGGCGTGCCGCTGGCCTGGCTGCTGGCGCGCACCGAGTTCCCCGGCCGCGGCCTGGTCCGCGCCCTGGTCACGCTCCCGCTCGTGCTGCCCCCGGTGGTGGGCGGTGTCGCCCTGCTGCTCGCCCTGGGCCGCAACGGTGTCGTGGGCCAGTGGCTGGACGCCTGGTTCGGTGTCACGCTGCCGTTCACCACGACGGG carries:
- a CDS encoding ABC transporter permease encodes the protein MTGPQAPAAGRETYRKPRAPSRGVPLALLVPAMLGLAFLLVPLLALLLRAPWSDLPGQLTSPAVWEALRLSLFCATTATALSMVVGVPLAWLLARTEFPGRGLVRALVTLPLVLPPVVGGVALLLALGRNGVVGQWLDAWFGVTLPFTTTGVVLAETFVAMPFLVISVEGTLRAADPRYEEAATTLGASRFTAFRRVTLPLIAPGIAAGAVLAWARALGEFGATITFAGNFPGRTQTMPLAVYLALQNDPAAAIALSLVLLTVSIAVLAGLRDRWMRTA